AATTTCTCCATTTATTTGTTTGCCGAGACAATAATCGAAACTCAAAATATCCGTTAGCGTGTCGTGATTTAAAAATTCAATATTTAGTTTGTGTAAATATTCATCATCACAAAAAATATATAAAATCTCACCCACTTCAAACCCTTCAGCAATTATTACTTTAGAAATCCAATTTCGTAGTTTCTTAGAATTATCTAACGTAAAATCGGTTTCAAAATTAAACTCAATCATTGGCTTCTTTAAAATATTCCTGAACTTTATTTTTGTAATCTTGCCGCAAAGGTAATGCCTCCCGATTTAAAATTTCAGTAGTATTAAAGTATTTTTTTATATCATCGGGAGCTAGCTGAATAGGATTACGATACTCTCGTTTATTGGTCTTTGATTCCCTCCTATTTTCCTGTCCCTGTTCAAAAGCAGCCTTGTCTAACTTTAACAATTCATACTTTAAGTTTTGCATTTGTTGAAGCGTATTCTCATTAAACCCTTTATCTAAAAGTTGCTGTTCTATTCCTTCCATCTTTTTTAAAAGATTTCCACCATTTCCCTTTAAGCCCTCCTTGCTGAGTCTATTTTGTAGTTGTTGTCTCAAATCCTGTTGTTGCTTATAAATTTCATACAACTCACCATTCATCCTTTCGCTTTCGCCTTTGCCATTTTCACCTTCCCCTTG
This region of Aequorivita marisscotiae genomic DNA includes:
- the ybeY gene encoding rRNA maturation RNase YbeY, translating into MIEFNFETDFTLDNSKKLRNWISKVIIAEGFEVGEILYIFCDDEYLHKLNIEFLNHDTLTDILSFDYCLGKQINGEIYISVERVADNAADFKTEFTDELNRVIIHGILHFCGYLDKTKEEVVQMRNKEDEALQLLLKM